The Flavobacteriaceae bacterium 3519-10 genome includes a window with the following:
- a CDS encoding 50S ribosomal protein L27: MDYNIMLQAHRGFAYLILLAIAVFVVALVMTMFGYSGKITKLLRKSTLFTMIFFHTQALIGLIMLFFFSPGFKAATEAGILMKDSVARNTYVEHPFAMIVSAVLLTILNKKFKTNDKIQMSWVIMAVIALALMLWAFQWSRLFGA; encoded by the coding sequence ATGGATTACAACATTATGCTTCAGGCGCACCGCGGGTTTGCTTATTTAATTTTACTTGCAATTGCCGTTTTCGTCGTAGCCTTAGTGATGACAATGTTTGGCTATTCGGGGAAGATTACAAAGCTTTTGAGAAAATCAACGCTTTTCACCATGATTTTCTTCCATACCCAGGCGCTGATCGGCCTTATCATGCTGTTCTTTTTTTCACCGGGTTTCAAGGCTGCAACAGAAGCAGGCATTCTGATGAAAGATTCCGTTGCAAGAAATACCTATGTTGAGCATCCGTTTGCGATGATTGTATCTGCCGTATTACTTACCATTCTGAACAAAAAATTCAAAACCAACGATAAAATCCAGATGAGCTGGGTAATAATGGCCGTTATAGCGCTTGCTTTGATGCTTTGGGCGTTTCAGTGGAGCAGACTTTTCGGCGCTTAA